The segment TCGGGGAGCATCAGGCCGGGGGCGTTGGGGTCGATGGCGGGGGGCGGGGAAGCGGAGGCCGCGGAACCGGGGGGATCGTCGGCGTGAGCCGTGGGCACGGCGAAGGGCCCCAGGGCGACGGTGACGATCGCGAGGGCGGCGAGGCGGCGGTAGGTCGTCGTCATGTCGTCGCCTCAGGAGAGCTTGAGGGTGGCGGGTTCGAAGGTGGGGAGCTGGAAGGAGACGTCGGTGGTGGAGGGGGGCGGGGCCGGGAACTGCATGAAGACGGCGGTCGACTTGCCGGGACCGAGGCTGTCGAGCGCCGAGGTGGTCAGGGGCCGCCCGTCGGTGTCCCTCAGGACGTAGTAACGCTTCTTGCCGACGGAGTCGACGAAGGTGGCTCCGCCCAAGGAGTTGCCGTGCTTCACAACCTCGGTTTCGTCTCCACTCATCTGAGCAGGAATAATGGTGGCTGCGTCGGAGGTGTTCTTCAACCTGCCCTTAACGGTGAGAAATCCACCTGCATCCCGATCCGCTGCGCTGATGGTGAGCTCCAGGCCCTTCTGCCCCTTGAGGACAGCCAGCGTCTCTGTCGGCTCCTCCGAACTCTGCTGCTGCCCTGCTTGCGTCTCCTGAGGAGGCACAGTGGTCGCGGCCGGCTTGTCCGCCTTCGGCTTGTCCTCGGCTCCGCAGCCGACCACGAGGAGAGCCGCCGACGCGACCGCGAGGGAGGCCAACCCCTTTCGTGCGTACCGAACATTCATGAAGCGCGCTTCCTTTATTCGTCGTTGCCGGCCAGTCGGACAGTGAAGAGATCTGCGGCACTGGGCAGTGTCGGGTCCTCGGGATCGATGGTCCAGGACTCCTCACCACAGGTGAGCCCAGTAATCGGCTCGGGTTCCGGCTCGGGCTCGGGCTCGGGCTCCTCACCTGGTTCCGTCGGGTCGGGATCCGGCTCGGCTTCCTCCGGGACCGGAACTTCCGGGGGCATGAAGTCACACTTCGGCTCGATCACAGCCCGCGCGGACGCGGTGGCATCCCGCGACTCCCCGCCCGTCGTGACCACCGTGACCCGGAAGCCATCACCCCCCGAGGCAGGTGGCACACAGCCATCACCCGAGAACTTGGCCTCGTTGCGCTCGGCGAACACTCCCGCCCGCTCACACGCTGCCATGCCGTCGTAAGTCACGCCGTGTAGAAAGCCGTCCCACCGATCAGGGGAGAGAATCACGCCAAGCCAGCCCTCTCGGAGCTGATCTCGGGCATCCTGAGCAGCTGCCAGTGCTGCCGCATCTGCCGCAGTCTGCGCACTGTTCCGCGTGAGGGCGGCCTGTCCCACCGCGAAGTAGGCAAATGCAAGGAACAAGAGACCCGCAATGACGGCGATGTAGACGGGGAACGCCTGACCGCTGTCCCTCTGCAGACGTGAGGCGCCTACTCTCCACCGCCGCCGGTCAGTTCGGTGATCTTCTGGGAAATCGCATTCTTGATCGACTGCCCCAGATCCGTGCCGGTAATGGCCACCACAATCGCCACCACCACCACAATGATCCCCAGATACTCCACCGCCGTCTGCCCGCGGTCCCTGCCCCTGGACGCCGTCCAAGCCGCAAGTTCGAGCCGGGCCTTGGTCAGGGCCTTCAGCATCGCGTCGTTCATCGTGGTCCCCTCCGCGTTCAGACGCCTGCGCACGGGCACGGTACGCCGACGTTCGGGTCGGCGCACAGGGCCCGTGGGCCCATCTGTGGGCCCGGGTCATCGGGTGGGCCTGGTGCCCAGCCAGGAGGCTATGGCCTCGGCACGGGTGTGGGTGTGGAGTTTGGCGAAGATTCGGTTGATGTGGTTCTTGACCGTCTTCTCCGTGATGAAGCAGGTCGCGGCGATCTGCCGGTTGTTCAGGCCCGTGGCGATCAGGTCCATCACTTCCACCTCTCTCGCACTCAGTCCACACTGTTCCACATTTCGTTGCATGCGCGAAGATTCGATTTCAAGGTGCGGCGACATTGAGACAATTGGGCCGCCGCCCTGGTGTGCAGTCGCACGCAGCGACCGCAGCAGCACCTCCGACGCCGTCGCCGTGAAACGGGCCCGTCCCTCCCCGACGTCCCGTACCGCCCCCACCAACTCCTCTGTCGTGAATTCGCCGTGGACGAGGTAGCCGGCCGCTCCCATGCGCAATGCCTCCTCGACCGTTTCGGGTTCCCGGCTGTACGTGAGCATCAGGACGCGGGCCAGACGGGCGAGGTGCGGGAGGGCCTTCAGGCCGTCGTACGGGGGCATCCGGACGTCCAGGAGGATCACCTGCGGCCTGGTGCGGAGCGTTTCGCGGAGCGCCGCGCGGCCGTCCGCCGCCTCCGCCACGACCCGGAACCCCGGGCGGTCGCCGAGCAGGGAGCGCAGGCCCGCCCTCACCACCGGGTTGTCGTCCGCCACGAGGACGGTGATCGTATTCATCGCGCCGTCCCCAGCGGGACTTCCAGGCGGACCTCGGTGCCCCGCGCCGCGTCTCCCCGGCCGATCCTGAGCCTCGCGCCCACCCCCGCCGCCCGTTCGACCATGCCCACCAGGCCGAAGTGGCCCGTGCCGCGCAGGGCGTCGAGCGTCGTCCCCGGCGGCAGTCCTCGCCCGTCGTCGCGGACGCTGATGCGGAGCAGGCCCGCGTGGACCCCGGCGGTGACGTCGATACGGGTGGGGTGGGCGTGGCGGCCCGCGTTCTCCATGGCTTCCGCCGCGATGGAGAGGAGCTGGCGGGCCATCGGGTACGGGACGACCGGCGGCGTCCCGTCGCCCACCGAGCGGTACGCCGCTTCGATGCCGGAGGACTGCCAGCGCGTACGGAAGTCCCTGACCCGGTTCGTCAGTTCGGACGCCATGTCTATGCCTGCCGCGCCCGCCCCGCCGTACGACTGGCTCCTCAGGTCCGAGAGGAGTTCGCGGGACTCGGCCGCCGCCCGGCGGGCCGCGCGGGCCACGAGGGCGGCCCGGTCCTTCGCCTCGGCCGGGTCGGAGCAGGTGGCGAGGGCGTCGGCGGCCAGCGCGAGGCCGTGCAGGGTGGTGGCGACGGAGTCGTGCATCTCGCGGGCCAGCCGGGCCCGTTCGACCTCCACGGCCTGCGCGGCGGTGAGTCCGGCGCGCGCCTCGGCGAGCGCCTGGCCGGCCTCGCCGAACCGCAGCAGCAGGTTCCGCAGGGTCACGCCGAGCGCGCCCGTGATGACGCAGAGGCCGGCGAGGAGGAGGACGTCGCCGGGTACGGCGAGCAGGACGAGGGACTGCAGGCAGGCGAAGAAGGCGGCGCCGCGCCAGCCGTAGGCGAGCCCGGCGAGGAGGGGCGTGCAGACGCTCACGTATCCGAGGGTGCTCTGCGGTCCGGCGGTGACGAGGAGCAGGGCGCCGAGGAGCGTGTCGGCGGCGAGCAGGGCCGGGTGCTTGAGGAGGAGGGGGCCGAAGCGTTCCCAGTCCCGGAAGAGCACGTACGAGCCCATGAAGGTCACGACGACGGCGGCGCCGACGAGCCGGACGGGGAGTCCGGGCGCGGCACCGAGCAGCGCCGCGGGGGCGGCGAGCGCGATCATCGCGAGCCGGAAGCCGAAGACCTGTCGGCACATGGCCTGGAGGGCGTTCGCCTGGATGTCGACCGCGCCCCGGGCCGCACCCCCGACCCGCCCGCGCATCGTGCCCCTGGCCGAACCCCCGGCCGTCCCTGGGACCGCGTCCCTGGAAGCCGTACCCCCGGCCTGCCCCCGGACCGCGTCCCTGGAAGCCGCGCCCCGGGCCGCACCCCCGACCCGCCCCCGCAGCACACCCCTGGCCGTCTCCCGGGCCGTGCCCCACGCCCTGGGAGTCATCGGCATCGTCGGCCGCCGGCTCATCCCGTCCTCACTCGCCCGTCACCGACCCGAAGTCCGTGCCGGTGCCCAGGAACAGGCCCGCGCCCAGCAGGATCATCGTCGCCGGGACCATCAGCATCGTGATGACCATGGTCGCCTTCGGGACGGCCTTCGCCGCCTTCCTGCGGGCGTTCTGCGCGTCCGTGCGCCGCATGTCGTTGGCGATCTGTATCAGCGTGTCCACGATCGGCGCGCCCAGTTCCTCGCCCTGCTGGAGGGCGGTGACGAACTGGGCGACCTGCTCGGAGTCGTTGCGGCGGCGCAGTTCGTCGAAGGCCTGGCGGCGGCTGACGCCCATGTCCATCTGTCGGAGCGTGATGCGGAGTTCGTCGGCCCAGGGTCCCTCGTACTTCTCCGCGACGCGTTCCAGGGCCTGTCGGAAGCCGAGGCCGGCCGAGACGACGACGGCCAGTACGTCCAGGAAGTCCGGCAGGGTGCGTTCGATCTGGTCCTTGCGGATGCGGACCGCCGACCAGATGCCGACCTCCGTCCAGAACGCGCCGAAGGCGAAGAGGAGGAGGGCGACGAGGAAGGAGCCCTTCGACAGCATCAGCAGGCCGCCCAGGGCGCCCAGGAAGCCGTAGACCGCCCGCCTCGCCCCGTACCGGTCGATGGTCAGTCCGCCGGGGTTTCCCGCGAGGTCGATGCGGCGCCGGACCGCGTTGACCCGCTTGGGTCCCATGAGGCGGAGCACGGTCGGCGACCAGCGCATGCCCAGGCGGTCGACGGCCGAGTCGACGGCCCCCGTGCGGGTGGCGCCGACCTCCAGGGCGAGCCGGAGGTCGTCGGGGAGCTT is part of the Streptomyces sp. NBC_00250 genome and harbors:
- a CDS encoding Flp family type IVb pilin — protein: MNDAMLKALTKARLELAAWTASRGRDRGQTAVEYLGIIVVVVAIVVAITGTDLGQSIKNAISQKITELTGGGGE
- a CDS encoding response regulator transcription factor, whose amino-acid sequence is MNTITVLVADDNPVVRAGLRSLLGDRPGFRVVAEAADGRAALRETLRTRPQVILLDVRMPPYDGLKALPHLARLARVLMLTYSREPETVEEALRMGAAGYLVHGEFTTEELVGAVRDVGEGRARFTATASEVLLRSLRATAHQGGGPIVSMSPHLEIESSRMQRNVEQCGLSAREVEVMDLIATGLNNRQIAATCFITEKTVKNHINRIFAKLHTHTRAEAIASWLGTRPTR
- a CDS encoding sensor histidine kinase, which translates into the protein MRGRVGGAARGAVDIQANALQAMCRQVFGFRLAMIALAAPAALLGAAPGLPVRLVGAAVVVTFMGSYVLFRDWERFGPLLLKHPALLAADTLLGALLLVTAGPQSTLGYVSVCTPLLAGLAYGWRGAAFFACLQSLVLLAVPGDVLLLAGLCVITGALGVTLRNLLLRFGEAGQALAEARAGLTAAQAVEVERARLAREMHDSVATTLHGLALAADALATCSDPAEAKDRAALVARAARRAAAESRELLSDLRSQSYGGAGAAGIDMASELTNRVRDFRTRWQSSGIEAAYRSVGDGTPPVVPYPMARQLLSIAAEAMENAGRHAHPTRIDVTAGVHAGLLRISVRDDGRGLPPGTTLDALRGTGHFGLVGMVERAAGVGARLRIGRGDAARGTEVRLEVPLGTAR
- a CDS encoding DUF5936 domain-containing protein, with the protein product MDLLLALLAGLAVAGAAYGLRLHRADAKLPDDLRLALEVGATRTGAVDSAVDRLGMRWSPTVLRLMGPKRVNAVRRRIDLAGNPGGLTIDRYGARRAVYGFLGALGGLLMLSKGSFLVALLLFAFGAFWTEVGIWSAVRIRKDQIERTLPDFLDVLAVVVSAGLGFRQALERVAEKYEGPWADELRITLRQMDMGVSRRQAFDELRRRNDSEQVAQFVTALQQGEELGAPIVDTLIQIANDMRRTDAQNARRKAAKAVPKATMVITMLMVPATMILLGAGLFLGTGTDFGSVTGE